The proteins below come from a single Musa acuminata AAA Group cultivar baxijiao unplaced genomic scaffold, Cavendish_Baxijiao_AAA HiC_scaffold_803, whole genome shotgun sequence genomic window:
- the LOC135664144 gene encoding dehydration-responsive element-binding protein 1G-like: MDTFYGGDGAAASSGSSSSSSSPSSGETWLYSTVSQAPPKRPAGRTKFRETRHPVYKGVRRRGAAGRWVCEVREPNKKTRIWLGTFPTAEMAARAHDVAAMMLRGRSACLNFADSAWRLRVPPSFSSSRDIARAAAEAAEAFRPSSDSSGDAASPPMTESSAHASPSLPTTATPPPTSPEAGAGSDSYRGGAFDMMNYDDMDLGYCYYSSMAEELLVEPLLYNWDDVDAGADLPLWSYSI; this comes from the coding sequence ATGGATACCTTTTATGGTGGGGACGGCGCCGCGGCCTCCTCCGGCTCCAGCTCCAGCTCCAGCTCGCCTTCCTCGGGGGAGACGTGGTTGTACTCGACGGTGTCGCAGGCGCCGCCGAAGCGGCCCGCGGGGCGGACCAAGTTCCGGGAGACGCGCCACCCGGTGTACAAGGGCGTCCGCCGAAGGGGCGCCGCCGGGCGGTGGGTCTGCGAGGTGCGGGAGCCCAACAAGAAGACCAGGATCTGGCTGGGCACGTTCCCCACGGCCGAGATGGCGGCGCGCGCGCACGATGTCGCTGCGATGATGCTCCGGGGCCGCTCCGCCTGTCTCAACTTCGCCGACTCCGCGTGGCGCCTCCGCGTTCCGCCCTCCTTCTCGAGCTCCAGGGACATCGCGCGGGCCGCGGCGGAGGCCGCGGAGGCGTTCCGGCCGTCATCGGACTCCAGCGGCGACGCTGCGTCCCCCCCGATGACAGAGAGCTCAGCACACGCATCACCATCGTTGCCCACGACGGCCACACCTCCCCCGACGTCACCGGAGGCGGGCGCCGGCAGCGACAGCTACCGCGGAGGCGCGTTTGATATGATGAATTACGACGACATGGATTTGGGATACTGTTACTACTCCAGTATGGCGGAGGAGTTGCTGGTGGAGCCGCTGCTGTACAATTGGGATGATGTCGATGCTGGCGCCGACCTGCCGCTGTGGAGCTACTCCATATGA
- the LOC135664145 gene encoding uncharacterized protein LOC135664145: EILVLRLKLYTSLAFFQTAFSHNFDRANCIFWTRALNIPFPRSYVFPESLDEQGKSSLSCSSEADATVTGNSGETSIHSLNVKSEDHVIVENTADGAYKLASAETVWVEGLVPGIDFCNHGLKAAATWEVDSTGAVTGVPASMYLILADQQNFEVGKEICISYGNKGNEELLYLYGFVVDNNPDDYLMVHYPVEALKSVSSSDSKAELLEAQKAELRCLLPKSSLNHGFFSERNEDSKKSLVGQSYNYSWSGQRKVPSYLSKLVFPQEFLVALRTIAMQEHELRQVVSLLEELGASGEERQPSDKDIQTAIWEVCGDYGALELLVELLRMKMTELEEGSGTEDYDDEILTNFSIMKLEDVERSKRTSEGVSMSRTRWSCVVYRKGQKQLTRLFLREAEQALELCAREQP, from the exons GGAAATTTTAGTTCTCAGACTCAAGTTATACACATCTTTAGCCTTCTTTCAAACTGCCTTCTCACATAACTTTGACAGGGCAAATTGCATATTTTGGACTAGAGCTTTGAATATACCATTTCCTCGTTCTTATGTCTTCCCTGAGTCACTAGATGAGCAAGGCAAAAGTTCTCTGTCCTGTAGCAGTGAAGCCGATGCTACTGTAACTGGAAATTCTGGTGAAACATCTATTCATTCACTGAACGTCAAAAGTGAG GATCATGTTATCGTGGAGAACACGGCTGATGGTGCTTACAAATTAGCCAGTGCAGAGACTGTCTGGGTTGAGGGCCTTGTTCCTGGAATTGATTTTTGTAATCATG GTTTGAAGGCAGCTGCAACATGGGAGGTTGATTCAACGGGAGCTGTGACTGGAGTTCCTGCTTCTATGTATCTCATTCTTG CTGATCAGCAAAATTTTGAAGTTGGGAAGGAGATATGTATCAGCTATGGTAACAAAGGCAACGAG GAGCTGTTGTACCTTTATGGGTTTGTTGTTGATAACAATCCAGATGATTATCTCATG GTTCATTATCCCGTTGAAGCATTAAAGAGTGTTTCATCATCAGATAGCAAAGCGGAACTTCTAGAAGCTCAG AAAGCTGAACTGAGATGTCTCCTACCTAAAAGTTCGCTCAATCATGGTTTCTTCAGTGAAAGAAATGAAGATAGTAAGAAAAGCTTGGTCGGCCAGAGCTATAATTATAGCTGGAGTGGTCAGCGCAAAGTTCCTTCATATTTGAGCAAGCTGGTTTTCCCACAAGAGTTCCTTGTGGCTTTGCGGACTATTGCAATGCAGGAACATGAGCTTAGGCAAGTTGTTTCATTACTAGAAGAG CTTGGTGCATCTGGGGAGGAAAGACAACCATCTGATAAAGATATACAAACAGCTATATGGGAAGTCTGTGGGGATTATGGAGCCTTGGAACTGCTTGTTGAACTTCTTCGCATGAA GATGACGGAACTTGAAGAGGGATCTGGAACAGAAGATTATGATGATGAAATTCTTACAAATTTCTCCATCATGAAACTTGAAGATGTTGAGAG GAGCAAAAGGACAAGTGAAGGGGTGTCAATGAGCAGAACTCGATGGTCCTGTGTGGTGTATAGGAAAGGCCAAAAGCAGCTCACTCGCCTGTTTCTGAGGGAAGCCGAACAAGCACTGGAGCTCTGTGCAAGAGAACAGCCATAA